Genomic segment of Micropterus dolomieu isolate WLL.071019.BEF.003 ecotype Adirondacks unplaced genomic scaffold, ASM2129224v1 contig_961, whole genome shotgun sequence:
ATCATGTTGTGACCACAGGTAAAAAGCTCCAGCCTTCCTCCACAACTTCTCCTGTCAAAGAGCCGGGTGTCGGAGTTGGCACAAAATTCTGTTCTGGATTATTACTGTTTGGACTGTTGTAAAGTTCAGCTGGACAGACGTTTAGCAGCCATGCTCATCTGGCTACTGGGAAAAGGTGAAGTTGATCCACTCAGTGGTAATTCTGTTGAGTTAGATGCTGGTGTTTGACTGCAGGGCGTGCTGACATGCCGTATTCTGTTGTCAGTTATTTTTCCTTTATGAGAAAGTTTTTCCAAAGGCCTCAGCCTCGGGTTGGGTTTGGGGCTCAAATACCAGGCAGGTTCAATCAAGTAAGGTCTGAATGGAGCAGGTACGGGACAGGTTCAGGTCTTGGTTTTAGGCCCTTGCAGTACTCTGGACCAAAAGGTCCATACTTCATGGGATTCCAACTGAAGCATCTCCGTTGTGGAGGTACTGATTCCACAGGTCTTAGACAATCGTCCTAAccacataataaaaaatatcaactCTTCACCTCTCTTATGCCTTCAAGAACAGGTGTCGTCACACCTGCTCTCAATCAGTGCTGAGGAGTCAGTCCCCTCACCCTGTGGAACAGGTGATCTTAATGATCCTCTAATCAACCCAGAGGAGCGCTAACTCTGAGCCAAAAGCATTGGGAAAAGGACAATTAAATGGCAGCAGAGACGTGTGAATGAGGGACTGCTGCAGTGACTCCTGAAGAAACTTCTCATACTGAGGATGAACATGAAATATTAAAGGAACAGCTTTCCCCACCTGCTGCAattgaaacaaacattttgtccAAACCTCAGAGCGACGAAGGGCCTATAGTGAAGATGATTTCCTACTGTGTCCAACATTTAGATCAGGGTCACAAAGATGTGGCTTAACAGCAGATTCAAAAATGAATCAAAGTAGAAGCATGCTGTTTGCGTGAAGCTTAATGAACCTCTGACTTGTCAAAGTTCAGTTAGAGACATTTTTGAGACATCCgttcttttttatttagtaaaataaaGTTTGGAGTCTCTGGGACTTCCGTCAGCATCACAATGATaacgtctgtctgtctgtctaggTCTGGGTATGCCGGGTCCTCCAGGTTGTTATGGTCTTCCAGGAGATAAGGGTCCTCCGGGTCCTCCAGGACACAAAGGCCCATCCCAGCCTGGCCCACCAGGACCCAAAGGCCCCCTAGGACCCAAAGGTCTGTAGCAGTGTTATTCTCAGAGTCAGGATGTGACTGCAGGTTACCCTGATCAATCTAAAGATCTTTAGAAGAACTTTAGTCTGACTCTCCATCAGTAATGTGTCTTTTCCTATTGTTGCAGGACCTCCAGGTGCTTGTGGGCCTCCAGGTGAACCTGGACCAGACTGTAAAGGACTGCTCCCAGGGCCTTGTGGAGATCCTGGTTGTCCTGGACCAGACGGAGATCCAGGTCAGACTTTGGTTCaggttaaataaagtttaacagAGAAACCACACTGGATAACCTCTGACCTTTTGTCGTTTCAGGGTGTCCTGGTGAAATAGGGGAACCTGGTATAAACGCTCCAGTATGTGGAGATGATGGGGACAACGGGTACCCAGGGTGCCCGGGGACACCGGGCACAAAGGGACCTCCGGGGTGCCCAGGACCCCCAGGTAACCCCGGAAATCCAGGAGAGAAAGGTGAGAAACTCTCCATGTCTCTGAGATATCTTTGTATGATGTTATCTGACATGTTACTGCTGACAGATCTTCACTTAGAGAAGATCCACCTTAAAGGAACTGAACCGTAGGTGTACACCGGAGAACTACCTAACCCACTCTGATTTCAGTGGTGTTCTGTTTAATGTGAAGATCCTGAGCTGAACAGTTTGAACTAGAAGAACTAGAGTGGTGGTCTGCCTCAGAACTAGAGTGGTGGTCTGCCTCTGAGGAACTGTCTCTGGTAAAGCTTTGACCAAATTCTAATAAATTCtgtaaaaagttttattttgtggtacatGATGATCCCGGGGCCTCTACGCCAAAATCACACCCCAGCCCAGCACCTTTCCTGGGGTGCTGGTCCTGTACTCAAAGCATTTTAACCTGCAGGTAACAACAGTACCGACGCTCCACGCTCCATTGACAGGTAATGACTCCTGAAATAATGTTGCGTTCCAtttgctcgacaccctctactgcaatgactattgttgctagtcttattgttattattgttattataatcattaacatggttaccattaacactattataaatatctgtaccatttagtctatagcaacattaccttcactgtctgtacctctgtgtgtatattgtgtaggctctctcgctctctctctctctctctctctctctctctctctctctccccaaccggtcgaggcagatggccgcccaccctgagccatggttctgctcgaggtttctgcctcttaaaaggaagtttttccttgcctctgtctcctagtgctgctcttggtgggaactgttgggcttctgtaaatatcatcacagagtacggtctagacctgctcttttatgaaaagcgctgtgagataactgttgttgtgatttggcgctatataaataaaattgaattgaattgaatttaccTCGGAAGGCGGAGCTCAGGAATCCAAGGAAACCAGAGTTGGATGCATTTCGTTTGCCACAAAACACGACAAGTCAAAGCAACATCGACCTGGTGTCGTCGTTAGCGACAGCAATCTGGCCAATTTGGGCAGCACCAGTTGATAAACGACACATCACGCAGCACGCCTATCGGCAACAGTAAGGCCGTGTTGTGAATACGACTTACAAAAAAAACCTGTAAAACGACAGCTTTTACTGCAGTCGATGTTCTCCGCAGCCATCTTGCTTTCTGAACTCGGGGTCCTCTGAGTTGGACCGAGTTGAGGAGCAGGAGCTAGGACACTGGAGGCCCTTCCATTTATTACTTCCTGTCTCAGAACTTATTAGGTTGTTTACTAGTCagtatacagcacaaggctgcataacgaaatgaaatgtgtttccttcatgcgacacacacacacaacatataattaggTGTAGgcctgtattaaaatatggtaacatataaaatgaaataaaacaatatatacagttatttatatacataaatacagaCAGGTTTCCACGCCGAACATtgcacagtgcattttttgaatttgcatctgctaaacagcagcaaccagatgatcttcacaataaacagtctgacatttgggaaacagaaaataatgcaaaaaaactAAGTCAGAGTACAAATGGAACGCACTGAAAAACTAACTCTGGGTTTAACTGACGCACTGTAAAACATGAAATTGGAGCACAGCTGGTCTTTGTTCCTTTGGTAAGGGGACACGGTGTAAAAGACACAGGATGGACTTGGTTGGTGtccacaaaaatgcaaaaacagacTAATCACAGGAAACCAACCCGTCCTCCCTCCCcgactcatcacatatggacgcatggtcgaGACCCattggcatcagtttgtaacgcactggggatccctgtaGCGTTTGTAGAGtttgtgacggtaaaggcaggtatatgatgtTTAACAGGAAAGACTGAATAAGGAGGTTGTTGGGGTAgatggagaaccagaacccgACTTTGAAACAGGAGACCGGGGTTTGtatcccgtgtgaaacaaaaagtcaactttaaatatttttattgaagttacgTGAGTTAGTTTGTAGCGATCcgtcattatcattattttccATTATCTAAGATTCACTTCAAGCACCAGTCACACCTCCATTATGTACCATTAACAATCAGGCATACACCGGAGTTTTCAGCCccttttaccttttaaaaaaatggtgGCACTTACCACTACACCACTGGAGAAGAGGCAGCGTCCGTCTGGCTGTGTTAAGATCAATTGCGTAAGTTATGCAAGTGACGTAAGTTAACTTGTTAAATGAATttcgtagttattttaacccaaaccaggatcttTTCTGAACctaaaccaagtagtttttgtgcctaaacccaGACAAATTGTAACGTTTCACGGCTTTAATAaagtgccgtttcaaaatggtaATGTTTCGAAACtctaactggacgttgcatgtttattgttgctaactttaccggatgttgtatatttattgttgccaACTTGACTGCCGAGCCTTAAACGCTTAAAAATGACACTGAAAACGTACCCAGGGCGTGaagccaaagggccttgactaAGCGCCAaaatgtgacgagtcgggagtgaaaACGTGTTGCTGAAACACAACTCTGCTTGGTGTCGGACTTCAACTTctacttttgtatttttatatgatCAGGTGTGCGAGGTTCTACAGGTCTGATGGGACTACCTGGCCATCCGGGTCCTAAAGGTTGTAACGGCCCCAATGGACCTCCAGGACCAAGGGGATCTCCTGGACCGATTGGTCCAAAGGGGGAGATGGGCGGAGTCCTCCCCTGCCCCACATACCCACCTACCCAGCTGGGCCCCCCAGGACCCCCTGGCCCCTGCGGTCCTCCTGGATTTCCCGGTCTTCCGGGAGAAACTGGCCAAAAGGGGTCCAAAGGTGAGGAACAGGAGGGTGAAGTGTTTGGTCTTCCCCTCAGAACCAGCTTAGGTTAATTTAACAGCTTTCAGTTTCAGTCTCAGTTCAGCTGATAATTAAAATGGTTGATGATGTTTTTCAGGCTTAAAGGGAGACACTGGGTCTGTGGGACAGATAGGGTCCGTGGGGCCCCCAGGTCCAGATGGAAGCAGAGGACAGAAAGGCCTGCCGGGGGAGATTGGAATAGTGGGAAGCAAAGGTGAGacctccacctgtctgtctctctgacagCCTTTATCTGCCCGATTGTCTGTTAATGTTCCAACTGGTAAACAGTTTTTCCTCAGTTGAGTTCCAGTTTAGCGTTCATTAATTTCTTCTGCGTGTTAAGGTTAGTTACCCTGCCTTCTGTTGGACACGTATGCTGTATTCCTAGTCTGAACAAGTTGTTATGGCGGAGCTAGTGAACCTGAGAGCAAGACTGCTTTAACacagagatcccgcaataaACGCGGAAAGAATGTCGGCCAATATGCCGCCTACGCTCAttcacactgaacaaaatattgTGTGCTTTCATATGGCGATCCCGCTTTCCGgcttactgtaaaaaaacagcGTGACATCATTCCGCCTATGTTACTACAAacattcccggctcagaggcggatcaGATCTGACCCCCTTTGctgctccgtacctttcatacagcgcagcgagccggcATATTGACGTAATAACCCTGGAAAATAAGGCAGTCTGAAAGCGCGTTAttgagaaaaagagagtatgGAGAGGCCGTGGcacaaatataaaagaaacacttgtgcTGAACCACACCCGTGTACTTTTGCTTACAAATTCCATAACTTTATTCACTGCTTTTGGTATTTTAAGGAGTTTctagatggacagatagctttaaaGTAAACTGCTGCCGTGCAGTTAGCAGCCCTATTAGCTTAGCTGACTTTGCCCagactgtttgtgtttacacCCCTAGCACAGGAGCTTTGAACCCCCGGGAGGAGGAAATATTCAGACCCGGGCTCCGACCTCCTGGTCTGGGCAGAGTCAGCTACCTAATTGGACCtctagctgcatggctaactgagctGACTAGCTAATGGCAGCTACTTGAggtggcagtagctcagtccgttAGGACGGCTTGGAAACCGGAGGGAGGCACCATTTCGAGTCTCGCTCAGACCAGAGATACGGAGTGTGGACTGGCAGCTGGAGAGGTGCAAGtccacctcctgggcactgccgaatGTGTTGTTGCATGTGTATAGTgtgcctttttctttttctaccatTCTTTTCTAGCATCAGTTAGCAGTTactttagcaaaaagtaaagccaTCGTTCCATCAAGAAACTAACAAATTTTTCTTCACAACTGAAAAAGCACTTTGTGCGAGACATAACGAACAACCTCTAAACACGGAAGAGTCCGGAGCAGAGAAGTCTCCACAGTCAGACCTCTCCACACTTGTTGTTAGCGCTGTGTAGAGAGCGGTCAAATAAGACAGACTGAGCGGGGGGGTGATGTCCCTGTACTTGAAAAGCTAATATTCAGAATAGTCTGAAGCTTTCTGCTCACATGGGACTCTTTTACATACGTTAACCTCATCAGATTACCAGTCACACTGTGGTCCAGCTCGGGTTTTTGTGCAGTGCAGTCTCCTGTGTGGATTGGTTTTGTTGATAAAACTTACTGTGATCTGCGTTTCTCAGGTGATCGTGGTCCAGTCGGTGACTGTGGTTCCCCCGCTACATGCAGAACCGCAAACTCTGGCTTCCTGTTGGTGATGCACAGCCAATCAACGGAAGTCCCGCCATGTCCAGCTGGCATGAACGCCCTGTGGGAAGGATACAGTCTGCTGTACCTGGAGGGTCAGGAGAGGGCTCACACGCAGGACCTGggtatataaacacacacatactaagGTTCCCTTGCTTTTCCATGATCCAGGCCTTTTTGGTTTCACAGACACTCCGGTGCCACTGCATCCTCGTGACCCAAATCTTACTCCAAACGTGATCCATCCCCTCGACAATGCAGGACGCTCTTCTGCTTACAAAGTACCATCTTGCTGTGACCTCtattgacaaaaaacaaactctaGTGTAAACAGTTGGTTAAAGTGCATCAGTTGTGCATCATTAGATCTCATGATCTCATCAGTGTTACTGACTTTAAACTTTAAGAAGTAAAGGTGTGAAACAGTGGCggctggtgaaaaatattttaggtgaGGCTTTGCCATATCCAGTCAATTTTAAAACAGTAGCTGTTTTAAGGTGCGCGGTCTCACTGTGGCCGCGCAAGGCCGATGTTAACTCTGCCTAGCATGGCTAGCTTCACCGTGTTATTCATATGTGTCCTCGGACACTTGTATTTCTTAATCTTCTCAGATAAATGTATCGTGTGGTTTACTCCTGTAACAGTCCGTGTTGTATTCGTCCCCGCTGTTTTAGAAAGAAAGCACAGGAAGCAAAATAAGGTATTTAAATCATTGCATCCAGCTAGCTGTCAACAACGTCACATGTCCCTCTACCACTGACTGACTGTGCTTGGGGCAGATCCTGGAGCGCCCTTCAGGCATCAGAGGACGCTGATTGGCTTAATTTCTGTTGCTATGGGCATATCTTGTGTCTTGGCTGCGCTGCTGTGCTGCCTGGACGCTCTCTCCAGCGCCCCAGAGGAGATCAGTGAATGAGCAGGAAGTTAATTTCACacctatattttatatattttatatattacacattattgtgcattttaaacacacatatccTTAAAAAGTACttactgtttatttcaaaaatgtttattttaaacagaCAACACTTTCCACCCATAGACCCATGTATATAAAAAGTTTCCACCATCAGGGAGGGCAGCGCCCTAGCGCCCTCTATTGGCCAGCCGCCACCGGTGTGAAACAACCTTGCAAAAATAGTGAAGGAGTTTAAGGAAAAGTTGTGGTCACAGagactaaaaacagaaaacatccaGCTTCTCCTGGAAGATCTTTAGGGGTTCCCACGTCTGATGGGACACATAATACTCTACTTGCCAGGGTCTGAGCCCACACAAtctaaaatacctttaaatgcaAAACTCATGTAATACtgcacttgccagaaagtgactgcagcttctacttattgactgaattGTAGCGTCTGCCCTAAAAagtgttgatttcattaatgAAACagtggtttgagagtctggggggggtgttgacttacagtagttttatAAACTGTGTTAGTTTTAGACACATTTAGGCTACATGtatgtgctctgtaagtgaaaaacaggttacaggtttattgttgatcatgtaacgttacagtttttttAGTAATAACGTTATAATGTTACCCTGCGTTTGAGAGTCTGCGGTTgatgttgacttacagtagtcaATAAAGCTG
This window contains:
- the LOC123964173 gene encoding collagen alpha-4(IV) chain-like; the encoded protein is SVWFISGVFGTPGQRGRPGVPGLPGKAGADGPPGPPGCPGLKGPPGPLGLHGLDGLKGVKGDRGTRGLGMPGPPGCYGLPGDKGPPGPPGHKGPSQPGPPGPKGPLGPKGPPGACGPPGEPGPDCKGLLPGPCGDPGCPGPDGDPGCPGEIGEPGINAPVCGDDGDNGYPGCPGTPGTKGPPGCPGPPGNPGNPGEKGVRGSTGLMGLPGHPGPKGCNGPNGPPGPRGSPGPIGPKGEMGGVLPCPTYPPTQLGPPGPPGPCGPPGFPGLPGETGQKGSKGLKGDTGSVGQIGSVGPPGPDGSRGQKGLPGEIGIVGSKGDRGPVGDCGSPATCRTANSGFLLVMHSQSTEVPPCPAGMNALWEGYSLLYLEGQERAHTQDL